The following DNA comes from Vanessa tameamea isolate UH-Manoa-2023 chromosome 23, ilVanTame1 primary haplotype, whole genome shotgun sequence.
ataagtagtatattattataaaaggatATTATTATGATGTCCTTCAGACTGCAGTCAGCCAAGGCCAGTAAAAGAAACTAGCCACATGTGCTGGAAATATTATACTGTAAAATCATATTCTCTCACTGTCATGTCCTGTCAGAACAGGACAGTAAAATTTACATGACACGAAAgggttcaggtgcaggaccaactGCTTTATAAGGTATAAAAGTGTAAATACTGCATTATTTACAGGTGAAAGAAAAAATAGACCACGAGGTGATCGCAAGTCACAGGAAATGTCACTCCATCTAAGGCAGGCATTGACAGCCGCCATCAAGACAGAACTGTACCCTCGTTCTCAGATCGACATTTATATAGAAGTTTTACAGGTTTTCtagctaatacattacataAGACATACATATTTCTAACACAAATTACCATTTGTTTTTTGCTTTAAaaacttttagttttttaaagtttaatgtaaatgtaagaCATGGCGTTTTTCTCACAGGCAGACGGCGGTGCGTATTGCGCGAGCGTGAACGCGGCGACGCTGGCGCTCGTGGACGCGGGCGTGCCGCTACGCGCTTACGCTTGTGCGTGCAGCGCGTCCATGGCGTGGCGCGGGGCGCAGCCCGAGCCGTTGTTGGACGTGGGCCACGTGGAGGAGGCGGCGGGTGGCGTCGTGCTTACCGTGGCCAGCCTGCCCAGTACCGGTGCGTCGCGCTGACCTTATGTCCACAGATACAGATGTCGATGGATATTGTTTCTGTCATTATTtagtctttattaatatttttgttttcaggaAGTATTGCTCTCTTGGAATTGTCCCATAGACTACACAGTGATTATTTCGAAATGGTCTTAAGTAGAGCAATGCAAGGCTGTAAAGATATAGAGGTAAGTTTAAAAAAGATAGTGATTATTATTACTTGAATATGAAGCaagaatcataaaatatattattttttatagtaattatgtTAAGTGAATATTCactaaaatttttttgttatgttatgtattactaacagttcttgttttatttaatatgttcttGTTCAATAACATAATTCCActgaattacttatttatataatgtgctTATTTATTCATGCCATAAGAAATAAGAATCGGCATTACccgacaaaataatatattatcatcgTATTGTTTACCCTTAAATCGTCCCACTTGGACTAGTGTGGCGTGCCTCCATCGCTAGCAACGTATTAATGTAGTTTTTCATAAAGTTACAAAGCTAGTacaagttacaaaaatatattgacaaattaaaacaaaatatacataatttcaatgaatGATTTTACATTacttactaattaaaataacgtaAGCCGTTATATTCTCcgtgaatataattatttattagtctgGAGATAGACAAAAGCTAATATCCCCTTCGCATTTTTTGACGTATCCTACGCGAATCacgatgaaaaattaaataatgtttagttgataagtaataaatatcataaaacatgaattattaataatttatgtatggtTCCggatattatgtttaattttattacaatcgcAAGTaggtgtaaatatatataaaaacttagtaAACGAAGTCAAAACATTTTCTAGTTTTTAAGCGATATGAGTATTacgcaatattataattttttttaaatccgtaATTTTACGATGTCGGCGGTTGGAGGGTAATGCATAAcgtattatcattatttattaatataccctATGATTTAGAAATTGAATGCTTGAAGAAACGTTGTAAATgcaatattctaaattaaataatttatttcagattGTTCTAGATAAGGCAGTGAGAGAACATTTAGCAGAAGGGTGGACGAAACAAGATGTTGTAACAATATGAAATATACGAATTCTTCATacaacaattgttttatttaacggatttaaactaaatatgtttGCTCCAAATAGTATCATACAGAAACGCTTGTTTTATTACTTACCATACCATATGTTTTGTCTTGAGATTGCCTCGACCACTTGCTATAATGAGCACGTTAATTTTAACAGTATAAAATTTATGGTTCCAACTATAGTAAACACTGTCAAGACACTAGCAAAATCCGACAAGAGTGGCCTAGGCGCAGAGCCAACAGTTATAGAAATGTACACACTGTCATTTTTCCTATCTCTGGCTGCTAACAGAACTTGgcaaaaaaatccaaaattattttaatgacccGACTCGGGATATTAACCCGGGATCTAATTTGCAGCCTTGTGAGGTAGCCAGTAAACCATTAAGACAATGCCGGATTGAAAGGAACAACAGGAATGCAAgtccctaattattattttacaaattaatttgaattagttCATTACTGTCAGTTAAGATTATCATATCAATAATGTGTataagtaacttttaaaacactaataatagtataattggACTGCACCTAGATGGGTACATATTTGTacattacacaaaatatatatataattgttcagTCGTTGGAGTCATACGAATCGCCATCGGGGAAACCCAGGACAAATCTGGCACTGCATCTAGGCAGATAATCTATAATATCGAGTTATCGTTCAAAAGGAGCTTGAGGTGTATTTCGATTCAAAAGACATAATTagacttacatatttattagaGATCTgaacaaaataagaaattaaattatatgtacagtCTATGTTAAAACTAACTAAATTAGAGGTAAGTTAATAGGTACACACTGTTTTTATTATGCGTAGCTTATTGTATGGTAAGAAAACTTAACCTTAGAAAATTTATGGCAAAAGAAATGACATGCGACAGCTCATTAGTATAGCGAAAatgcgtattttatttatccagCTTA
Coding sequences within:
- the LOC113401942 gene encoding exosome complex component RRP41, giving the protein MPPPDLLSSQGLRLDGRRPNELRRIRCKLGVFTQPDGSAYLEQGNTKVLAAVYGPHQAAKSKSSVEGVVVNCQYSMATFSTGERKNRPRGDRKSQEMSLHLRQALTAAIKTELYPRSQIDIYIEVLQADGGAYCASVNAATLALVDAGVPLRAYACACSASMAWRGAQPEPLLDVGHVEEAAGGVVLTVASLPSTGSIALLELSHRLHSDYFEMVLSRAMQGCKDIEIVLDKAVREHLAEGWTKQDVVTI